Proteins from a genomic interval of Kitasatospora kifunensis:
- a CDS encoding SAM-dependent methyltransferase, producing the protein MADDQIPEGVGRTAIGVARVRALESARPDRLFNDPYAAAFAAAARDGAPGAPRGGVSPAMIALARHLVIRTRFFDDYLLAAARAGCAQVVLLAAGLDTRAFRLDWPAGTRVFELDMPAVLTFKERVLAEQSAQAPVPRTVIAADLREDWAEPLVKAGFDPAARTVWLVEGLLVYLGSPEAEALLSTIDSLSAPGSRLALTHGHGRNERRAGGSLVVEGADTAPELAPVVALWRGGLDEDPVDWLHRHGWRAERHDRAELAVGYGRPADYVASQRGLITAER; encoded by the coding sequence ATGGCAGATGACCAGATACCAGAGGGCGTTGGCCGTACCGCGATCGGCGTGGCCCGGGTCCGCGCCCTGGAGAGCGCCAGGCCCGACCGCCTCTTCAACGACCCCTACGCCGCCGCCTTCGCGGCCGCCGCCCGGGACGGGGCGCCGGGGGCCCCTCGGGGCGGGGTGTCCCCGGCGATGATCGCGCTCGCCCGCCACCTGGTGATCCGCACCCGCTTCTTCGACGACTACCTGCTCGCCGCGGCCCGGGCGGGCTGCGCGCAGGTGGTGCTGCTGGCGGCGGGCCTGGACACCAGGGCGTTTCGGCTCGACTGGCCTGCGGGCACCCGGGTCTTCGAGCTCGACATGCCCGCGGTGCTCACCTTCAAGGAGCGGGTGCTGGCCGAGCAGAGCGCCCAGGCACCGGTGCCGCGCACCGTGATCGCCGCCGACCTGCGCGAGGACTGGGCCGAGCCGTTGGTCAAGGCCGGCTTCGACCCCGCCGCGCGCACCGTCTGGCTGGTCGAGGGCCTGCTGGTCTACCTCGGCTCGCCGGAGGCCGAGGCGCTGCTCAGCACCATCGACTCGCTCAGCGCCCCGGGCAGCCGGCTCGCCCTCACCCACGGCCACGGCAGGAACGAGCGGCGGGCCGGCGGTTCGCTGGTGGTCGAGGGCGCCGACACGGCCCCCGAACTGGCCCCGGTGGTCGCGCTGTGGCGCGGCGGCCTGGACGAGGACCCGGTCGATTGGCTGCACCGGCACGGCTGGCGCGCCGAGCGGCACGACCGGGCCGAACTGGCCGTCGGCTACGGGCGCCCCGCGGACTACGTGGCCTCCCAGCGCGGCCTGATCACCGCCGAGCGCTGA